The Pseudomonadota bacterium genomic sequence GAAATTTTACAGTTGGGTGGAAAAAATTTTACCACGAAGCACACGAAGAACACGAAGAAAAGCCGAAAATCCCGGTCTGTGTGTGTCTGTGGCTGATATATCTTTTCCCGTTGTCTGTTCGGTGCTTCGGTGGTGATTTTTTTTGGCCACAGACCCACGCGGACCCACACAGACAACAGCAGACAAAAAAATCCCCCGTCGAAAACCGGGGGATTTTTCATTACTGTTTATTTTTGCCTAATGTGGCCGGTTCAGCTCTTTTTGCGTTTGCGGCTGTAGCCCACCAGGCCCAGAAGGCCGATGCCCATCAAAAGGGAGGTGGAGTCGGACCTTGACTATTTTGACTGTTGACTCCGGCCCCGGGAATTTGGCCGGGTGGGGCGACGGTTTTCAGGCGGCGCTAGTATGGAGAGTGGGGTCAGGTCTTGCATTGTGCACGGCAAGTGGAGAGTTTTTTAAGTGGGGTCAGGTCTTGTATTGTGCATGGCAAGTGGAGAGAAATAGGGTACTTTCTTAAATAATAAAATAACTTGACACCAAAAATGAACGGGATTTTGAATATTATAAAATCAGTGTCGGGAAATTTTACAGTTGGCGGGAAAAAGATTGACCACGAAGCACACGAAGAAGGGCAGAGAAAATAAAAAAATGGCCGCTGCTCTTGGTATCCCCGATGCACGTTGTTCAGGGATCAATGCTTTTTTCTTTCCTGGGAATGTGCAGGACATGTCACCGACGGTCTGAAACTGTCTATTTTGTAGCGGTTTAAAAATGTAGATAACCCCTTTTATTTTCTTTCTAAAAAAATTTAAAAACTCTTCTTCCTGATTTTCTTCGAATTATTCCCTTTGTAAAAATCTTGATTCGTTGTTTCATTGGGCATAGAAGGGATATTTATAAGTAGATCAGCCGGCACAACAGGGTCACCAACTACGGTGAGTGGGCTCCGCGCCTGGTTGATTGCTTGCAAGGACTTTGTTTCCAACCGTGGGTTTCCTTCATCCAGCCATACGAGAACGTGGGTATCAAGCAGCAGTATTACTCGACATCCCAGTCAATCTTCAGGGGGTGGGCAGCCATATCGTCGTTGCAAATGAAGATTGAAAGACTCCCTAAAAAGACATTGCTCCACGGGTGTCTTCAAAGACATTTTTCAGCCGTTGATCAGCGGTGATCAATTCCGCTTTTCTCTTCAAGGCCAAGGATAGAAACAGGGAATCATGGACGGTAAGGCCATTCGAGCGCGCCAGGGACAGAGCGTCTATCAGGATGTCTTGATGCCCTATGATTTCCAGGGGAAGTTCCAATAGGGCTGCAACTATTTCATCCACTTCTGATAATTTAAGATAGCCTGCCTGCTCCTTTTTCCATAAGACCTGCACGAATTCCGCCAGAGCCAACTCGGGTATCATCAAGGTTGTTTCAGCTCTCCAGGCAGCAGCCAGATATTCCTCCAGGCCGGCGGGAATCGGTCCATCCGGCACATACAGGCGGATAAGTGCAGATGTATCCACGATGATGATTTTCATCTGCTTCGCTCTTCGCGGATTTCTTCAACGGTATTTCCCAGCTTGCGTCCTGACAAACGCTCCCGAAGCACCATAGCCTTTTCAACCGGTGATTCATGGTCGAGGATGCGCACTCGTTCAATAATCGTCAGCACCTGCTGTTGGATACTCCTCCGGTTTCGCTTTGCTATACGGGTAATGATCCGGTAAAGATCATCCGGAACATTCCTGATCGTTATGACCTTCATTATACGCCCTCTTGAAAATAATTAGCTTCTTATGTAACACTTTAAATGCATGTTGTTATAATGTCAAGTCATTTTGCAGTCATCAAGGACCATTCACCTTTTCATCCTGAAGAGCAGGAAGCTGCCCCGGGCATGGCAGCAGCGGCTCGGTTTATGGACGGTGAATCGAACGGTGGAAAGGCTCGGGGGATAGTATCACGGCGGCGAATGTGGAGGAGGGCGGTGGGGTGCAAGGTTTGTGATCAGGCTGCCGTATAAGTAGGTAGTGTCGGGAAATTTTACAGTTGGGTAGAAAAAATTTCACCACGAAGCACACAAAGAGCACGAAGATGGGCGGAAAGCCAAGTCGGTGCCGGCCAGCGCCTGGTTGATTGCCTGCAGGGCCTCTGTTCCTAATCGTGGGCTTCCTTCATCCAGCCATACGAGAACGTGGGTATCAAGCAGCAGCATTACACGGCATCCCAGTCAATATCCATGGGGGTAATTAAATCATCTTTGCCGGCTATTTTACCCTTATGCAGACCGAAAAGTGTTTTTAGTACACGGCGATAGGGCTTCAGGACGGATACTGGTTTGCCGTTTTTGGTGATTGTAATCGTTTCCCCGGTTTGGTTTATCTCATCCATTACATGCAGACATTTTGCTTTGAATTCCGACGCCTTCATCATTTGCATGTCAACCTCCATGGGGCCGATTTTTCACTTTCATTATTCATTATAACCATGGTCATTACTATAATCAATAAAAAAAGGGAAAAAGGGGTCACACCTATTTTCTCACGGAGAGGGGAGGCGAAAGTTTTTCTCCGTGGCCTCTGTGACCTTGGTGGTGAATTTTTTTTGCCACAGACCCACGCGGACCCACACAGACAACAGCAGACAAAAAAATCCCCCGGCAAAAACCGGGGGATTTTTAATTGCTGTCTATTTTTGCTTGATGTAGCCGGTTCAGCTCTTTTTACGCTTGCGGCTGTAGCCCACCAGGCCCAGAAGACCGATACCCAGCAGCAGGATGGTGGCAGGCTCGGGAACCGGAGCGGCCTGAAAATTATCCAAGCCCCAGGTGGCTGTGCCACTGTCGTTGTACGCTCCGTAGTGCAGTAGCCGGTTGTTGTCCCACGTCCCGGTTCCACCATCGATATTGCTGATTGTATCCGTGCCGCTGAAGAGATACAAGCCGATGGAGTCGTAGTCAGACAACAGATCTGCAAAGGTCTGAGTGTCGGCATCATAATTCGGCCAGCGCAGAAAATTGCTTTCCTCCAGGGCAACCGAATGGGTT encodes the following:
- a CDS encoding type II toxin-antitoxin system VapC family toxin, with translation MKIIIVDTSALIRLYVPDGPIPAGLEEYLAAAWRAETTLMIPELALAEFVQVLWKKEQAGYLKLSEVDEIVAALLELPLEIIGHQDILIDALSLARSNGLTVHDSLFLSLALKRKAELITADQRLKNVFEDTRGAMSF
- a CDS encoding type II toxin-antitoxin system Phd/YefM family antitoxin; translation: MQMMKASEFKAKCLHVMDEINQTGETITITKNGKPVSVLKPYRRVLKTLFGLHKGKIAGKDDLITPMDIDWDAV